The following coding sequences are from one Triticum dicoccoides isolate Atlit2015 ecotype Zavitan chromosome 4A, WEW_v2.0, whole genome shotgun sequence window:
- the LOC119287278 gene encoding uncharacterized protein LOC119287278 has protein sequence MEERWDPSWLALLTSEALWYTRPCPWPAARWEPSRLVVPVSGAPKAMPRFCPARSVGDGAMVELLHRQPMAEMPRSRTRRSELDADSTGKGARTYLQTTKCQELHPC, from the exons ATGGAGGAAAGATGGGATCCGTCGTGGTTAGCTCTGCTCACCTCAGAGGCGCTGTGGTACACCCGACCGTGTCCTTGGCCGGCGGCAAGATGGGAGCCATCACGGCTAGTGGTGCCCGTCTCCGGCGCACCCAAGGCCATGCCAAGGTTCTGTCCAGCCCGCTCCGTGGGAGATGGTGCCATGGTGGAACTGCTGCACCGTCAGCCGATGGCCGAGATGCCGCGCAGTCGCACTAGAAGGAGCGAGCTTGATGCAGACTCAACAGGAAAAG GAGCAAGAACATACCTACAGACGACGAAGTGCCAGGAGCTCCATCCATGCTGA